From Deinococcus aquaticus, one genomic window encodes:
- a CDS encoding shikimate kinase, translated as MRELPPEVALTEGASVTPLAGDSLTLSPMFSSGLIERPVSWVALAGFMGTGKSRIGWELSRALALHFVDTDKLITRVVGKTIPEVFEQEGEGYFRACEHEVVHRVTRLEHAVISLGGGTFIQEENRRQLLERGPVVVLWATPETVYQRTKHSDRPLLRVEDPLSTIRSMMDEREPVYRQGTIHVHSDGRPSEEIVEEIIERLWDWADVQHAWAAAAPEGGAGGDHRAAD; from the coding sequence CTGCGGGAACTTCCGCCGGAGGTGGCGCTCACGGAGGGTGCATCCGTCACGCCGCTCGCCGGGGATTCCCTTACACTGTCCCCCATGTTCAGTTCCGGCCTCATTGAGCGCCCCGTGTCGTGGGTGGCTCTGGCCGGTTTCATGGGGACCGGGAAAAGCCGCATCGGCTGGGAGCTGTCGCGGGCGCTGGCGCTGCACTTCGTGGATACCGACAAGCTGATCACGCGGGTGGTGGGCAAGACCATCCCCGAGGTGTTCGAGCAGGAGGGCGAGGGGTACTTCCGGGCCTGCGAGCACGAGGTCGTGCACCGCGTCACGCGCCTGGAGCACGCGGTGATCAGCCTGGGCGGCGGGACCTTCATTCAGGAGGAGAACCGCCGTCAGCTGCTGGAGCGCGGCCCGGTCGTGGTGTTGTGGGCCACGCCGGAAACGGTGTACCAGCGCACCAAGCACAGCGACCGGCCGCTGCTGCGCGTCGAGGATCCCCTCTCGACCATCCGCTCGATGATGGATGAACGCGAACCGGTGTACCGGCAGGGCACCATTCACGTGCACAGCGACGGGCGGCCCAGCGAGGAAATCGTCGAGGAGATCATCGAGCGGCTGTGGGACTGGGCGGACGTGCAGCACGCCTGGGCCGCCGCCGCGCCCGAGGGTGGCGCCGGGGGGGATCACCGTGCGGCGGATTGA
- the aroC gene encoding chorismate synthase, which produces MRYLTAGESHGPQLTAIIEGLPAQLNLGKGDIDPWLRKRQGGYGRGRRMVIETDEAEILSGVRAGRTTGAPVTLAIANKDHRNWTEIMSPEPGGEPRKKSLTDARPGHADLTGGIKYRHKDLRDVLERASARETAARVAVGSVALKLLGELGVQGANYVANLAGIETRQPFSWDALDVIEDSDLRTPDADAAGQMRERIDQAKKDGDTLGGILEVRFRGLPVGLGSFVHYDRKLDGRIAQACLSVQAMKGVEIGRAFENATRPGSGVHDAVYYRDGTYARDTNGAGGLEAGMTNGEELIVRVAMKPIATLMKPLPTVNVVSHEPSDAARERSDTTAVPAAGVVLQCAVGWVLAEAMLEKFGGDTLPELQERVAAARAFAQAY; this is translated from the coding sequence ATGAGGTACTTGACCGCCGGGGAGTCGCACGGGCCGCAATTGACGGCCATCATCGAGGGGCTGCCTGCGCAGTTGAATCTGGGCAAGGGTGATATCGACCCGTGGCTGCGAAAGCGGCAGGGTGGGTACGGCCGGGGCCGGCGCATGGTCATCGAGACGGACGAGGCCGAGATCCTGAGTGGCGTGCGGGCGGGCCGCACGACGGGCGCGCCGGTCACGCTGGCCATTGCGAACAAGGATCACCGGAACTGGACGGAGATCATGTCGCCCGAGCCGGGCGGCGAGCCTCGCAAGAAGTCACTGACGGACGCGCGGCCCGGTCACGCGGACCTGACGGGCGGTATCAAGTACCGGCACAAGGACCTGCGGGACGTGCTGGAGCGCGCCAGTGCGCGTGAAACGGCGGCGCGCGTGGCGGTGGGCAGCGTGGCCCTGAAACTACTGGGCGAGCTGGGTGTGCAGGGCGCGAACTACGTGGCGAACCTGGCGGGCATCGAGACGCGGCAGCCGTTCTCTTGGGACGCGCTGGACGTGATCGAGGACAGCGACCTGCGCACGCCGGACGCGGACGCCGCCGGGCAGATGCGCGAACGGATCGATCAGGCCAAGAAGGACGGCGATACGCTGGGCGGCATTCTGGAGGTCCGGTTCCGGGGCCTGCCGGTGGGGCTGGGGTCGTTCGTGCATTACGACCGCAAGCTGGACGGGCGGATCGCGCAGGCGTGCCTGAGCGTGCAGGCCATGAAGGGCGTGGAGATCGGCCGGGCCTTCGAGAACGCCACTCGCCCCGGCAGTGGCGTGCATGACGCGGTGTACTACCGGGACGGGACGTACGCGCGTGACACGAACGGCGCGGGTGGGCTGGAGGCCGGCATGACGAACGGCGAGGAGCTGATCGTGCGGGTCGCCATGAAACCCATCGCCACGCTGATGAAGCCGCTGCCGACCGTGAACGTGGTGTCGCACGAGCCGTCCGACGCGGCCCGTGAGCGCAGTGATACGACGGCCGTTCCGGCGGCGGGCGTGGTGTTGCAGTGCGCGGTGGGCTGGGTGCTGGCCGAGGCGATGCTGGAGAAGTTCGGCGGCGATACCCTGCCCGAATTGCAGGAGCGCGTGGCGGCGGCCCGCGCCTTCGCCCAGGCGTACTGA
- a CDS encoding secretin N-terminal domain-containing protein, with the protein MTKRFAFLLLTAALGMATAQTSPATPAAQTSTVADGALSGANVTIEIGRYGGPLSSLLAALAKAAGYGLILDTNVDALPSAAGTAAPTTEAGTGTAGTAAATGTARPVVYSFQNKPFNEVWPLLMDVYGLSYDVVRLSGEPVLRVSNTPIQRNVTLKNADATQASQQVKLFFGTPTYSETPQKDAQGNTTGVLRTLADVKLDSATLRIIPDVRSNSVIIRGTNKEVAEVTRLLGQLDSTPGAGTSATTTETQTVQRVYAVKGAQADIVAVLAAQYPGLKVTPVGQTGQLVITGPQNQLDAAVTLLGQVDRTSPVVAGAQITQRVFQLVNASAEEVKATLEGALARELSSTSIVPNATLIDPTTGQPYTTGALANAPLNPVSSTTGTGTAATDTKAATASIIADKRTNTLIVRGTADQVAQVAELIPNLDQRVPQINVQVRIQEVTETASRSLGMDWKAGFGGFTVSAGSGGLGAAFDPTRSLVGFNLGATLNTLQGQGLSKSVYDGAITMQSGQRSLGSGTSTQNASGSAAATIKSGGRLELNIPSTAANVAPIQKQIDYGVNLDFFDPQVAPDGTITMRVRGQINDLRTAITADTVPNLLQFVNSEAQTTLTFKSGETLLLSGLLKNTESTNRDGVPFLSTIPVIGGLFGKEATKKETTQLLVVITGNVVK; encoded by the coding sequence ATGACTAAACGCTTCGCATTCCTCCTGCTGACCGCCGCGCTGGGCATGGCCACCGCGCAGACCTCTCCCGCCACCCCGGCCGCACAGACCAGCACCGTGGCCGACGGCGCGCTGTCCGGCGCGAACGTGACCATCGAGATCGGCCGGTACGGCGGGCCGCTGTCGAGCCTGCTGGCCGCGCTGGCCAAGGCAGCCGGGTACGGCCTGATCCTGGATACCAACGTGGACGCGCTGCCCTCGGCGGCCGGTACGGCGGCCCCCACCACCGAGGCAGGCACCGGCACCGCCGGTACGGCCGCCGCGACGGGCACGGCCCGCCCGGTCGTGTACTCCTTCCAGAACAAACCCTTCAATGAGGTCTGGCCGCTGCTGATGGACGTGTACGGCCTGAGCTACGACGTGGTGCGCCTGAGCGGCGAACCGGTCCTGCGCGTCAGCAACACGCCCATCCAGCGCAACGTGACCCTGAAGAACGCGGACGCCACGCAGGCCTCACAACAGGTGAAACTGTTCTTCGGGACGCCCACCTACAGCGAAACGCCGCAGAAGGACGCGCAGGGCAACACGACCGGCGTCCTGCGCACCCTGGCGGACGTGAAACTGGATTCCGCGACCCTGCGGATCATTCCGGACGTGCGCAGCAACAGCGTGATCATTCGCGGCACGAACAAGGAAGTGGCCGAGGTCACGCGCCTGCTGGGGCAACTGGACAGCACCCCTGGGGCCGGGACCAGCGCGACCACCACCGAAACGCAGACCGTGCAGCGCGTGTACGCCGTGAAGGGCGCGCAGGCCGACATCGTGGCCGTGCTGGCTGCGCAGTACCCGGGCCTGAAGGTCACGCCAGTCGGGCAGACCGGGCAACTGGTGATCACGGGACCGCAGAACCAGCTGGACGCCGCCGTGACCCTGCTGGGTCAGGTGGACCGCACCTCGCCCGTGGTGGCTGGTGCGCAGATCACGCAGCGGGTCTTCCAGCTGGTGAACGCCAGCGCCGAGGAAGTCAAGGCGACCCTGGAAGGTGCGCTGGCCCGTGAACTGAGCAGCACTTCCATCGTGCCGAACGCCACGCTGATCGACCCGACGACCGGGCAGCCGTACACGACGGGGGCGCTGGCGAACGCGCCGCTGAACCCTGTGTCCAGCACGACCGGCACCGGCACGGCGGCGACCGACACCAAGGCCGCCACCGCGTCGATCATTGCGGACAAGCGGACGAACACCCTGATCGTGCGCGGCACGGCGGATCAGGTGGCGCAGGTGGCCGAACTGATCCCGAACTTGGATCAGCGGGTACCGCAGATCAACGTGCAGGTGCGCATTCAGGAGGTCACGGAGACCGCCAGCCGCAGTCTGGGCATGGACTGGAAAGCGGGCTTCGGGGGCTTCACGGTCAGCGCGGGCAGCGGCGGGCTGGGCGCGGCCTTCGATCCGACGCGCAGTCTGGTGGGCTTCAACCTGGGCGCGACCCTGAACACCCTGCAGGGCCAGGGCCTGAGCAAGAGCGTGTACGACGGCGCAATCACCATGCAGAGCGGTCAGCGGTCCCTGGGCAGCGGCACCAGCACCCAGAATGCCTCGGGTTCGGCGGCTGCCACCATCAAGAGCGGCGGGCGACTGGAGCTGAACATTCCCTCGACGGCGGCGAACGTGGCACCCATTCAGAAGCAGATCGATTACGGCGTGAACCTGGACTTCTTCGATCCGCAGGTCGCGCCGGACGGCACGATCACCATGCGGGTGCGCGGCCAGATCAACGATCTGCGCACGGCCATCACGGCGGATACCGTGCCGAACCTGCTGCAGTTCGTGAACAGCGAGGCTCAGACGACCCTGACCTTCAAGAGCGGCGAGACACTGCTGCTCAGCGGGCTGCTGAAGAATACCGAGTCGACCAACCGCGACGGCGTGCCGTTCCTGTCGACCATCCCGGTGATCGGCGGACTGTTCGGCAAGGAAGCCACCAAGAAGGAGACGACGCAGCTGCTGGTGGTCATCACGGGGAACGTCGTCAAGTAA